The nucleotide sequence TGATCCGGGCAGCGGCGACGGCGCCGGCGTACTGGTCGGCATGCCAGACAGCTTCCTCCGGCGGGCCGCAGGCGAGATCAAGATCGACTTACCACCGGCTGGCGAGTTCGCGGTCGGGATGATGTTCCTGCCGCAGGACACCGTCCAGCGGCGAAAGTGCGAGCGGCTCTTCGAGCGCGTGCTGGCCGACTACGACATGCAGGTCATCGGTTGGCGCGACGTGCCGACGAACAACCACAGCCTCGGCCACGATGCCAAAGAGGCCGAGCCGACGGTCCGCCAGGCGTTCGTCGGCATGCGGCGCAGCTTCTACGACCGAGGCGACTTCAACCGCCGGCTCTACCTGGTCCGCCACCGCGTAGAAAACCACGGCGAGTTCGGCGACGCCCGCGACTGGCCCGATGCGGTCAAGGAGCAGTTCTACCTCTGCACGCTCAGCA is from Planctomycetota bacterium and encodes:
- a CDS encoding glutamate synthase subunit alpha; translation: MPQTPTSQARSRTFEPVAEGLYDPRFEHDNCGFGFVANVAGRRSHRLVTRALEMLTNMEHRGGCGCDPGSGDGAGVLVGMPDSFLRRAAGEIKIDLPPAGEFAVGMMFLPQDTVQRRKCERLFERVLADYDMQVIGWRDVPTNNHSLGHDAKEAEPTVRQAFVGMRRSFYDRGDFNRRLYLVRHRVENHGEFGDARDWPDAVKEQFYLCTLS